A stretch of Pseudorhodobacter turbinis DNA encodes these proteins:
- a CDS encoding type II toxin-antitoxin system HipA family toxin, whose translation MQQNLNILIWPHAETAPVLAGTLSFEAFSVSFRYDRAYLGHPKAISIYGDDLKMHMRGLYTDDANVIFPSLRDALPDRWGRRVIAAGLRGATGKAMQEDDIDEATAMLHTGPDRIGALDFRRSDRPISDEQGMAAPLEELMALADLVEDGGDVPADLHHLIPHCASVGGARPKALFTDASGRKHIAKFSAANDSYPVVQGEFIAMRLASLAGINAARVEMATLGGRHALLVERFDRTALASGGWARKAMVSALTWTHENELSAHHISYAQLAESITDRFEHAAVAQEELFQRLVFNILVGNTDDHARNHAAFWDGATHALTPAYDIAPQRRTTREANQAMVLANGSRAAQLRIAAAVAPEFGISARQFHQIVDRQVGAIIDNWTAVCDEAMLSRNKRETFAGRQFLNDYAFEGFGPTPTLP comes from the coding sequence ATGCAACAAAACCTCAACATCCTGATCTGGCCGCACGCAGAAACCGCGCCCGTGCTTGCAGGAACGCTGAGCTTCGAGGCGTTCTCGGTGTCTTTTCGCTATGATCGTGCTTACCTCGGCCACCCGAAGGCGATCTCGATCTACGGCGATGATCTAAAAATGCACATGCGCGGCCTATACACGGACGACGCAAACGTCATTTTTCCGTCCCTGCGCGACGCTCTTCCGGATCGCTGGGGCCGCCGCGTCATAGCCGCCGGCCTACGCGGTGCTACAGGAAAGGCTATGCAGGAAGATGACATCGACGAGGCGACGGCAATGCTTCACACAGGGCCTGACCGCATCGGCGCGCTTGATTTCCGTCGCTCAGATCGCCCCATCTCCGATGAACAGGGTATGGCCGCACCGCTGGAAGAGCTAATGGCGCTGGCTGATCTGGTTGAGGACGGTGGCGACGTGCCGGCCGATCTTCACCATCTGATCCCGCATTGCGCCTCCGTTGGCGGCGCGCGGCCAAAGGCGTTGTTCACCGACGCCTCGGGCCGCAAGCATATCGCCAAATTCTCGGCGGCCAATGACAGCTACCCTGTTGTTCAAGGCGAGTTCATCGCCATGCGCCTTGCCAGCTTGGCGGGGATCAACGCGGCGCGCGTTGAGATGGCCACCCTTGGCGGGCGCCACGCCCTTTTGGTCGAGCGTTTTGACAGGACGGCCCTGGCAAGCGGCGGGTGGGCGAGGAAAGCCATGGTTTCCGCCCTGACGTGGACCCATGAAAACGAGCTCTCAGCACATCATATTTCCTACGCGCAACTTGCGGAAAGCATCACCGATCGCTTTGAACATGCCGCCGTCGCGCAAGAGGAGCTGTTCCAGCGGCTGGTTTTCAACATTCTTGTGGGCAATACCGATGATCATGCGCGCAACCACGCCGCTTTTTGGGATGGCGCAACACATGCGCTAACCCCTGCCTATGATATTGCCCCGCAACGCCGAACGACCCGTGAGGCAAACCAAGCGATGGTGTTGGCAAATGGGTCTCGTGCGGCGCAGCTCCGCATTGCGGCGGCTGTAGCTCCAGAATTCGGTATTTCCGCCCGTCAATTTCATCAGATTGTCGATCGGCAGGTCGGGGCAATCATCGACAACTGGACGGCAGTTTGTGATGAGGCCATGCTGTCCCGCAATAAACGCGAGACCTTTGCGGGACGACAATTTCTCAATGACTACGCATTTGAGGGCTTTGGCCCAACACCGACGCTCCCCTAA